The Rhododendron vialii isolate Sample 1 chromosome 8a, ASM3025357v1 genome has a window encoding:
- the LOC131335270 gene encoding uncharacterized protein LOC131335270 isoform X4: MAHRSQTWLPCFGILLVVLSLPSSLARVNSENRIKTAVFLSPKFVLGPGSVVDKYYMNIDFPTGHIAIKSFNAEVVDEAGNPIPLHETYLHHWVVARVHQRKGVEVPTYSEKFGFHQSDLIMVRNSGPCENSLGQYFGLGSETRRTATHVPDPYGIEVGNPAEIPPGYEEKWMMNVHAIDTRGVEDRLGCTECRCDLYNVTMDEHGNPLRPDYVGGLHCCYDQTQCRLRDGFESSKRSLFMRYTVKYVDWDTSVVPVKIYLFDVTDTWKKVDDTTGLPTKHHCLVEYDVESFSSSGLTKDAYTDTKTVSLSLPTGGTVVYGVAHQHTGGIGSTLYGEDGRVICSSIPTYGEGKEAGNEAGYIVGMSTCYPNPGSVEISDGETLVLVSNYSREQRHTGVMGLFYILVADASPKSDSLLVSPKREEMKVPIALWGVAFFGVAIAIAVVVAYRKSNERVDGYQSILA; this comes from the exons ATGGCACATCGTTCGCAAACTTGGTTGCCTTGCTTCGGAATTCTACTGGTGGTTTTAAGCCTTCCAAGTTCTCTTGCTCGTGTAAACAGCGAAAATCGCATAAAAACTGCTGTCTTTTTATCCCCAAAGTTTGTACTTGGGCCAGGATCAGTAGTTGACAAATACTACATGAATATTGACTTTCCAACCGGTCATATTGCAATTAAGAGTTTCAATGCTGAAGTAGTTGACGAGGCTGGGAATCCTATCCCCCTTCATGAAACTTATCTACACCACTGGGTTGTGGCTAGAGTACATCAGCGGAAAGGCGTTGAAGTTCCGACATACAGTGAGAAATTTGGGTTTCACCAATCTGACTTGATTATGGTGAGGAACTCTGGACCTTGCGAGAATAGTCTTGGGCAGTATTTTGGCCTTGGTTCTGAAACAAGAAGAACAGCCACACACGTTCCAGATCCGTATGGAATAGAAGTTGGTAATCCTGCTGAAATTCCTCCTGGATACGAGGAGAAATGGATGATGAATGTCCACGCAATTGACACACGCGGCGTGGAAGATAGGTTGGGATGCACTGAGTGCAGGTGTGATCTCTATAATGTAACAATGGATGAACATGGCAACCCACTGAGGCCTGATTACGTAGGCGGCTTGCATTGTTGTTATGATCAGACGCAGTGCAGGCTAAGAGATGGCTTTGAGAGTTCCAAGAGAAGCCTCTTCATGAGATATACGGTTAAGTATGTTGATTGGGATACTTCTGTTGTGCCtgttaaaatttatttatttgacgTGACGGATACTTGGAAAAAGGTTGATGACACGACGGGACTCCCCACAAAACATCATTGCTTG GTGGAGTATGACGTTGAgtctttctcttcctctggtTTGACTAAGGATGCTTATACTGATACCAAAACAGTAAGCCTGAGTCTGCCCACTGGTGGTACTGTCGTCTACGGAGTTGCACATCAGCATACCGGAGGGATTGGTTCAACTCTTTATGGAGAG GATGGACGAGTAATTTGCTCTTCAATACCAACTTATGGAGAAGGAAAGGAAGCAGGAAATGAGGCTGGTTACATTGTAGGAATGTCTACTTGTTATCCAAATCCGGGATCTGTCGAAATATCTGATGGGGAAACTCTGGTTCTGGTGTCTAATTACAGTAGGGAACAAAGGCATACTGGTGTAATGGGACTATTCTACATTTTGGTCGCCGATGCATCACCGAAGTCTGATTCTCTCCTTGTTTCTCCA AAGCGTGAAGAGATGAAAGTTCCGATTGCTCTTTGGGGTGTAGCCTTTTTTGGAGTTGCAATAGCTATCGCTGTTGTCGTTGCTTACCGGAAAAGCAATGAAAGAGTGGATGGTTACCAGTCAATTTTAGCGTAG
- the LOC131335271 gene encoding uncharacterized protein LOC131335271, with protein sequence MAHLWQVWLPCLVTLLVALSLPNSQARVTIENSVRSAVFFSPEFVLGPGSVENKFYYDIGFPRGHIAVKSFNAEVVDEVGNPIPLHETYLHHWVVYRYYQRKGVEVQEANDTDLIKVRNSGLCDNGLWQYFGSGSETRRTATHVPDPYGIEVGNPAEIPPGYEEKWLLNVHAIDTRGVEDRLGCTECRCDLYNATRDENGKPLSPGYTGGMECCHYQTQCRVKEGFESVKRSLFMRYTVKWVDWDTSIKPVKIFVFDVTDTWKKVDASMGHATEHHCLVEYDVESCSAAGETNDGCTDSRRVNLTMPTGGSVIYGVGHQHTGGIGSTLYGEDGRVICSSIPTYGEGSEAGNETGYIVGMSTCYPYPGSVKISTGETLVLVSNYSMGRQRHTGVMGLFSILVADASPVEKHEVMTIPVLLWGVAFLFGIAIAIAVAAVAYRKWRARKTGYQSITT encoded by the exons ATGGCTCATCTTTGGCAAGTGTGGTTGCCTTGTTTAGTAACTCTACTGGTGGCTTTAAGCCTTCCAAATTCACAAGCTCGTGTGACAATTGAAAATAGTGTAAGATCAGCTGTCTTTTTTTCGCCCGAGTTTGTACTTGGACCGGGATCAGTGGAGAACAAATTCTACTACGATATTGGCTTTCCGAGAGGTCATATTGCTGTTAAGAGTTTCAATGCTGAAGTAGTTGATGAGGTGGGGAATCCTATCCCCCTTCATGAAACTTATCTCCACCACTGGGTTGTGTATAGATATTATCAACGTAAGGGCGTTGAAGTTCAAGAAGCCAATGACACCGACCTTATCAAGGTGAGAAACTCTGGACTATGTGATAATGGTCTTTGGCAATATTTTGGCTCTGGTTCAGAAACACGAAGAACGGCCACACATGTGCCGGATCCTTATGGTATAGAAGTTGGTAATCCGGCGGAAATTCCTCCTGGATATGAGGAGAAATGGTTACTGAATGTCCACGCAATTGACACACGAGGGGTGGAAGATAGGTTGGGATGCACTGAGTGCAGGTGTGATCTCTATAATGCCACAAGGGATGAAAATGGCAAACCGTTGAGTCCTGGTTACACAGGCGGCATGGAATGTTGTCATTATCAGACTCAGTGCAGGGTAAAAGAAGGCTTTGAGAGTGTCAAGAGAAGCCTCTTCATGAGATACACAGTTAAGTGGGTTGATTGGGATACTTCCATTAAGCCTGTTAAAATTTTTGTATTCGACGTGACTGATACCTGGAAAAAGGTGGACGCTTCAATGGGGCACGCTACAGAACATCATTGCCTG GTGGAGTATGATGTTGAGTCTTGCTCTGCGGCTGGTGAAACCAATGATGGTTGCACCGATAGCAGGAGAGTAAACCTGACTATGCCCACTGGTGGTAGTGTCATCTATGGTGTTGGACACCAGCATACGGGAGGGATTGGTTCAACTCTTTATGGAGAG GATGGACGAGTTATCTGCTCTTCAATACCAACTTATGGAGAAGGAAGTGAAGCAGGAAACGAGACTGGTTACATTGTCGGAATGTCCACCTGTTATCCTTATCCGGGATCAGTCAAAATATCTACTGGGGAGACTCTGGTTCTGGTATCTAATTACAGTATGGGCCGCCAAAGGCATACTGGAGTTATGGGACTTTTCTCCATCTTGGTCGCTGATGCATCGCCGGTTGAA AAGCATGAAGTGATGACAATTCCGGTTCTCCTTTGGGGTGTAGCCTTCTTGTTTGGAATTGCCATAGCTATCGCTGTTGCTGCTGTTGCGTACCGGAAATGGAGAGCTAGAAAGACTGGCTACCAATCAATCACAACGTAA
- the LOC131335270 gene encoding uncharacterized protein LOC131335270 isoform X1, giving the protein MEKTCEKLRERRRNELSLQLEKMAHRSQTWLPCFGILLVVLSLPSSLARVNSENRIKTAVFLSPKFVLGPGSVVDKYYMNIDFPTGHIAIKSFNAEVVDEAGNPIPLHETYLHHWVVARVHQRKGVEVPTYSEKFGFHQSDLIMVRNSGPCENSLGQYFGLGSETRRTATHVPDPYGIEVGNPAEIPPGYEEKWMMNVHAIDTRGVEDRLGCTECRCDLYNVTMDEHGNPLRPDYVGGLHCCYDQTQCRLRDGFESSKRSLFMRYTVKYVDWDTSVVPVKIYLFDVTDTWKKVDDTTGLPTKHHCLVEYDVESFSSSGLTKDAYTDTKTVSLSLPTGGTVVYGVAHQHTGGIGSTLYGEDGRVICSSIPTYGEGKEAGNEAGYIVGMSTCYPNPGSVEISDGETLVLVSNYSREQRHTGVMGLFYILVADASPKSDSLLVSPKREEMKVPIALWGVAFFGVAIAIAVVVAYRKSNERVDGYQSILA; this is encoded by the exons ATGGAGAAAACATGTGAGAAATTGAGAGAAAGGAGGAGGAATG AGCTTTCACTTCAACTGGAGAAAATGGCACATCGTTCGCAAACTTGGTTGCCTTGCTTCGGAATTCTACTGGTGGTTTTAAGCCTTCCAAGTTCTCTTGCTCGTGTAAACAGCGAAAATCGCATAAAAACTGCTGTCTTTTTATCCCCAAAGTTTGTACTTGGGCCAGGATCAGTAGTTGACAAATACTACATGAATATTGACTTTCCAACCGGTCATATTGCAATTAAGAGTTTCAATGCTGAAGTAGTTGACGAGGCTGGGAATCCTATCCCCCTTCATGAAACTTATCTACACCACTGGGTTGTGGCTAGAGTACATCAGCGGAAAGGCGTTGAAGTTCCGACATACAGTGAGAAATTTGGGTTTCACCAATCTGACTTGATTATGGTGAGGAACTCTGGACCTTGCGAGAATAGTCTTGGGCAGTATTTTGGCCTTGGTTCTGAAACAAGAAGAACAGCCACACACGTTCCAGATCCGTATGGAATAGAAGTTGGTAATCCTGCTGAAATTCCTCCTGGATACGAGGAGAAATGGATGATGAATGTCCACGCAATTGACACACGCGGCGTGGAAGATAGGTTGGGATGCACTGAGTGCAGGTGTGATCTCTATAATGTAACAATGGATGAACATGGCAACCCACTGAGGCCTGATTACGTAGGCGGCTTGCATTGTTGTTATGATCAGACGCAGTGCAGGCTAAGAGATGGCTTTGAGAGTTCCAAGAGAAGCCTCTTCATGAGATATACGGTTAAGTATGTTGATTGGGATACTTCTGTTGTGCCtgttaaaatttatttatttgacgTGACGGATACTTGGAAAAAGGTTGATGACACGACGGGACTCCCCACAAAACATCATTGCTTG GTGGAGTATGACGTTGAgtctttctcttcctctggtTTGACTAAGGATGCTTATACTGATACCAAAACAGTAAGCCTGAGTCTGCCCACTGGTGGTACTGTCGTCTACGGAGTTGCACATCAGCATACCGGAGGGATTGGTTCAACTCTTTATGGAGAG GATGGACGAGTAATTTGCTCTTCAATACCAACTTATGGAGAAGGAAAGGAAGCAGGAAATGAGGCTGGTTACATTGTAGGAATGTCTACTTGTTATCCAAATCCGGGATCTGTCGAAATATCTGATGGGGAAACTCTGGTTCTGGTGTCTAATTACAGTAGGGAACAAAGGCATACTGGTGTAATGGGACTATTCTACATTTTGGTCGCCGATGCATCACCGAAGTCTGATTCTCTCCTTGTTTCTCCA AAGCGTGAAGAGATGAAAGTTCCGATTGCTCTTTGGGGTGTAGCCTTTTTTGGAGTTGCAATAGCTATCGCTGTTGTCGTTGCTTACCGGAAAAGCAATGAAAGAGTGGATGGTTACCAGTCAATTTTAGCGTAG